In Mytilus edulis chromosome 3, xbMytEdul2.2, whole genome shotgun sequence, the genomic window aaattttgaaaataaaaccagATTCCTATAATCATTATATATTCAGGTCATTCGCGCCACATAAACAACGAGGGGCATGTGTGGAGAActaattttaattatattgtatcaatatcaaatttgataaacaaaagcGGTTCTGTATGATATTTCATCACTTTTATCACTAGCATCACTACTATCACTATCACCTTTATCATAATCATAATTTCTGTCTCTCATAACACCTGACACAATCATCGTTCCTGTATCTCGGTTGATATCTATTGCCCAAGGATATTTCATTTGATCATCATCTGAAAGTATTGTCTTCCAGGTCCTGTCATCTGGTGATACCACTACGATATTGTTGTTTCCAtaacatgataaataaatgaaaCCATGCATATCTACTGCAAGCCCTCGCGGACTAACAATGTCACAATGCATACATGGAAATGTCCAGAGAAGTTCCCCGGTGATTTTATAGCACCTTACTATGTTTTCATCACAAATGGTACCATATATATTTccttggaataatgaaataaaatctgCCTGAATTCCAATTGGGGTTCTTTGAGACATATCATTTATATTAACTATAGTACTTTGTGACTCACCGCAGATTATCAACATTTTATCATCACTTGCTACTGCATCACATTTATGAGAAAGTTTAATTGCTTTAATACTATTGTCTTCAATATCCACCAATGCTGTCTTGTTTGTGAATCCTAATGTAACAGCAACTGTATTATTTCTGACAAGGCAAGCATCACATGAAGATCTTAGTAATGTCACTACTTTTCTTATAAAGATGCCATCATTATTAAATAGCAACAGGTGACAATTTCTATTTAGGTAATCAAGAATTAAATATTTACCATCAAGTAATATTCTGCATGCAATTATACCCATAGATTTCATATTTTCTGGAATTGTTAGTGTTCTCAACATTGATGGATTAATGTGTTCAATACAAGGAATACTCGGAACCACATACTGTGCTTGGTCTTCTTTTCCAGCTTTCAGATGAAGAGTAGTTGGGCTTATATTGATATTGATATCTCCAAACGACTTGGCATCTTCTAAAAATGATTTAAGAGTGGGCGAAATGGTTATCTCTATGTTCTTTTCATCAAAGATGTCTGTGCTCTCCAAATCTTTTATGAAGTTTTCTGCTTGGgatatatttttcttaatttctgtTAAACCTACATACATTTGTAGCTCAGTTGCATATTCTGTAATTGTGGCAAACTCTCTCTGCATGTGGCTGACACAATAGACTTGCAGTTTCAGTTGCTGGAGGAGAGTGTTCATATTTGATTTCATCTTTgaatatttagattctaaatcattAAGAATTTCTTTTTCTAATCTGTTTAACAATTCATTTATGGACTTCCTCATAGACCGAATTTCCTCAATAGCTTTTAAATTCTGAACATTAGTGGCATTTATCCTTATATTTAAGAATTTTATAATCTCTTCAAAATTTTCTTTTACATCTTTCAAATCTTTGTCAGTAAGATGAATAAATGCAGATGATTTTATTTCCTTAAGAATGTCTGAGAGTGATTTCATTTCTTGACATTTCTGATGTTTATCAGTGAGACACTGGACACAACAGGGACAATCATCGAAAGAACAGTAAAGTTCAAACTTCTTTAGGTGGTCTTTGCACTGGCTACTTATTTCTCGCATAAATTTTGGTAATTTATTGTAGTCTTCTGTAGATATGGTTTTATGGTCTTTagatattcttaattttttgtgatgtttttcACAATCTAGGCAAAGGAAAACCTCACATTCTGGGCACCATGTGACAGCTTTTGAAGATGTTCCATCATCATAACAGAGTGTGCAAAAGTCCCAACCAGATGTGGCCATTTTTTTACTCCTAAAATTTTATGTAGATAAAAGTTACTTGTGAAGACATTATGTGTACAATTTGAATTGCACCAGATGCAAACCAATTTATGCCTGTTCAGGGATGTTCAAGGCCAAAATctatttattataaaacaaatgaaaaatgaagACCTGTTAAAAGCAAAAGTGACCAAATTAAACCCAAGAGCAGACAAGGATTCAGATCTTGTGCATGAGGGAGATATTCTCAATTAAAAATGGAGTCTAAAATTTTACATAAGCagattgtaataaaataatatcCACTTAAACAAGAACCGAATTAAGCAGGGTCATAAAAACTGCTGAATCTCTGAGAAAATCAAAGAAAACATATCATTACTTGTATAATCAACTTCTAAATAGACTGATGAAGATATTGTCAAAATGTACTGGTAAAAAATCATCGGAATTTTCACCTAGTTGTGTTTATTAACTGCCTTATTTGATAATCTTCAGTTTTAAACCAGAATTAACTAATTAAATGCATCAATCAAAACAACAATCAGAATAATCTGTTTGATGGAGCCTTTAAAGAAAGGAGGAGTAGATATCAAGAGACGGGACAAGTCAATGAAAAACAGAAATCACTACGGAAAACAAATGagatatagaaaaaagaaaaagtaaatgCCAGATTGAGCTACACACAACctaaacgaactataaaaatgatGCAAAACTAAGACGTTTTTAACATAATTACCGAAGAGTAAGTGCATCAACTACTTCAAGCTGTTGAAATATTTATTGGACTTTCTAATACAATTCTTTACAAGAAGGGGATCATTTACCTGAAATTACAGGGACTAatcaattttgttgtttttgcctTTTTGAAAGTGTACATTAAAGTTGATTGACTCTTGActtattacattaaaaaaagacaaatcttttttttaagtttaaggttAGAAAGATAGAAATTCAGTTTTTGAAAcctaattttttaaagaaatttgactTTACttgcaatatttataattatatgccAGTATAACTATTATTTATGCATTTAATATGTCTTACCTTAAATATTTGGATAAGAAATGCTCACAAAAACCATTGTATCGGGAACAAAGAGTTTTATAAATATGGACTTGATATTTACGATTTGTTTAAGTTAGTATACATTTATCTGTGTTAAAAGAGCATAGCCAATAACAACTGCATCGTTCTGATATCTATTGGTGATTTTATGACTTCATTCAAAGAATACAattataattgattaaaaaatacccttTATGAGATGGTTGAactatgttttacaatattttcaatgatttagtcaaatatattttaagattAGATGATTAAACTGCTATCAATTATTTTATTGAGTTAGAATAGTTCTGTTTTAAGTATATAAAATGAAACTTAAATATAAGGTGCAATTAACCACTAAATGACCGTACCTCACATCTGAATGCATACGAAAAAAGGTTAAATAAAATTATTCCCTTAAAATTGACAGTTAAGAAATTAATCCAACATTtcattacagtaaaaaaaatcttggtcataaacata contains:
- the LOC139515952 gene encoding uncharacterized protein produces the protein MATSGWDFCTLCYDDGTSSKAVTWCPECEVFLCLDCEKHHKKLRISKDHKTISTEDYNKLPKFMREISSQCKDHLKKFELYCSFDDCPCCVQCLTDKHQKCQEMKSLSDILKEIKSSAFIHLTDKDLKDVKENFEEIIKFLNIRINATNVQNLKAIEEIRSMRKSINELLNRLEKEILNDLESKYSKMKSNMNTLLQQLKLQVYCVSHMQREFATITEYATELQMYVGLTEIKKNISQAENFIKDLESTDIFDEKNIEITISPTLKSFLEDAKSFGDININISPTTLHLKAGKEDQAQYVVPSIPCIEHINPSMLRTLTIPENMKSMGIIACRILLDGKYLILDYLNRNCHLLLFNNDGIFIRKVVTLLRSSCDACLVRNNTVAVTLGFTNKTALVDIEDNSIKAIKLSHKCDAVASDDKMLIICGESQSTIVNINDMSQRTPIGIQADFISLFQGNIYGTICDENIVRCYKITGELLWTFPCMHCDIVSPRGLAVDMHGFIYLSCYGNNNIVVVSPDDRTWKTILSDDDQMKYPWAIDINRDTGTMIVSGVMRDRNYDYDKGDSDSSDASDKSDEISYRTAFVYQI